A single Alcanivorax borkumensis SK2 DNA region contains:
- a CDS encoding succinylglutamate desuccinylase/aspartoacylase family protein, translated as MQGAIVHKPLSWITLGTLSLLATLAQPVWATEVEDEERALERQQETDADAPNKPPHRIESSNTDHSDTNEATGEAEPAGPDPLPLLGQRVQPGTFATLHWTPDQSFASIATPVPVLVAHGLKPGPKLCLTAAIHGDELNGIEMVRRLMYELEPNELAGTVIGVPIVNLDGFRSGSRYLSDRRDLNRYFPGNKDGSAASRVAHSLFGNIVSHCDYLVDLHTGSQKRINQPQLRADLDNQDVVAFAKHFGGMTVLHSPGVTGMLRDAAVKEGIVAVTMEAGGPNRLETQAVSYGVQAIETLLENLEMRKASRFWSAPQPVFFESEWIRASQGGILLSEVELNDKVKKGQILGTVTDPISNTGSAIIAPYNGRVLGMAVNQVVHAGFAAFRIGEVKSTEEVEAQAEKASKKKEQKENNGDKSELESELVPPKAPQPERDVDRAEDISSLDHQNDGGNEPHP; from the coding sequence ATGCAAGGAGCCATTGTGCACAAACCTCTGTCATGGATAACGCTGGGCACCCTGTCATTACTCGCCACTCTGGCCCAACCCGTTTGGGCCACCGAGGTGGAAGATGAAGAGAGAGCACTAGAACGACAGCAAGAAACCGATGCGGACGCGCCGAATAAACCCCCTCATCGAATAGAGAGCTCAAACACCGATCACTCGGATACCAACGAGGCAACAGGCGAAGCTGAACCTGCGGGGCCAGACCCGCTACCTCTGCTTGGCCAGAGAGTACAGCCCGGTACCTTCGCAACCCTACACTGGACGCCGGATCAGTCGTTCGCCTCCATTGCCACTCCAGTCCCAGTACTCGTCGCCCATGGCTTAAAACCTGGTCCAAAGCTGTGCCTCACCGCCGCTATTCACGGTGACGAATTAAACGGCATAGAAATGGTTCGGCGGCTCATGTACGAACTGGAGCCTAACGAACTGGCCGGTACTGTGATCGGCGTTCCCATTGTTAACCTAGACGGTTTTCGCAGCGGCAGCCGCTACCTAAGCGACCGCCGCGACCTCAACCGCTACTTCCCCGGCAATAAGGATGGCAGCGCAGCCAGCCGTGTCGCCCACTCGTTGTTTGGAAATATCGTCAGCCACTGCGATTACTTGGTAGACCTGCATACAGGCTCCCAGAAGCGGATTAACCAACCCCAACTACGTGCCGATTTAGACAATCAGGACGTAGTTGCTTTCGCGAAACACTTTGGCGGCATGACCGTACTGCACAGCCCCGGGGTGACCGGCATGCTCCGTGATGCGGCGGTAAAAGAAGGTATTGTCGCTGTAACCATGGAAGCCGGCGGCCCAAACCGGTTAGAAACCCAGGCGGTAAGCTATGGTGTGCAGGCCATAGAAACCCTGCTGGAAAACCTGGAAATGCGCAAAGCCAGCCGTTTTTGGAGCGCACCACAACCGGTATTTTTCGAATCAGAATGGATCCGCGCAAGCCAAGGTGGAATTCTGTTGTCTGAGGTGGAACTGAACGACAAAGTGAAAAAAGGGCAGATACTGGGCACCGTAACCGACCCGATCAGCAATACTGGCAGTGCCATTATCGCCCCCTATAACGGGCGAGTGCTGGGCATGGCGGTGAACCAAGTGGTTCACGCCGGGTTCGCCGCGTTTAGAATCGGTGAAGTGAAGAGCACCGAGGAAGTCGAAGCCCAGGCTGAAAAAGCCAGCAAGAAAAAAGAACAAAAGGAAAACAACGGAGATAAATCAGAACTTGAAAGTGAACTTGTGCCACCCAAGGCGCCACAGCCTGAGCGTGACGTGGATCGTGCTGAAGATATCAGCTCCCTCGATCATCAAAACGATGGGGGCAACGAACCGCACCCCTGA
- a CDS encoding ComEA family DNA-binding protein → MKKYYIAILPLLMALVMPAWAADLQAASGTDAAKTATASKAKSHTINLNTADITELEKLNGVGPKTAQAIIDFRNAQGGFTSPDQLLAIKGIGEKTLEKMRDQIVVK, encoded by the coding sequence ATGAAAAAATATTACATTGCTATTCTCCCTCTGCTGATGGCGTTGGTGATGCCCGCTTGGGCTGCCGATCTGCAGGCTGCTTCCGGCACGGATGCTGCCAAAACTGCCACCGCCTCCAAAGCGAAAAGTCACACCATCAACCTGAATACTGCGGACATTACCGAACTGGAAAAACTCAACGGGGTCGGCCCGAAAACGGCCCAAGCGATCATTGATTTCCGTAACGCACAGGGTGGCTTTACTAGCCCGGATCAGTTGTTGGCGATTAAAGGTATTGGCGAGAAAACACTGGAAAAAATGCGCGATCAAATTGTGGTGAAATAA
- the pyrF gene encoding orotidine-5'-phosphate decarboxylase has product MTISSPVIVALDYPDAAQALAMAQQLDPAKVRVKVGKEIFTRSGPAVVDSLHKLGFEVFLDLKFHDIPNTVAGAVAAAADMGVWMVNVHASGGQRMMEGAANAIANHAQRPHLIAVTVLTSMDDSDLQQVGVVDVPKVQVQRLAELAKASGMDGVVCSAQEAGLLKQACGAAFELVTPGIRPQGTAAGDQRRVLTPVQARDAGVDYMVIGRPITQSETPTDVVDTILRSLA; this is encoded by the coding sequence ATGACGATTTCCAGCCCCGTTATTGTTGCTTTGGATTATCCGGATGCCGCTCAGGCTCTGGCGATGGCGCAACAGCTGGATCCGGCCAAGGTGCGGGTAAAAGTGGGCAAGGAAATCTTCACTCGCAGTGGCCCGGCGGTGGTCGACTCCTTGCACAAGCTAGGGTTCGAGGTGTTTCTGGATCTGAAATTCCACGACATTCCCAACACCGTGGCAGGGGCTGTGGCGGCAGCCGCAGACATGGGGGTGTGGATGGTGAACGTGCACGCCAGTGGCGGCCAGCGGATGATGGAAGGTGCAGCTAATGCCATTGCCAACCATGCCCAGCGCCCACATCTGATTGCGGTGACGGTACTCACTAGTATGGATGATAGCGACCTGCAGCAGGTGGGCGTTGTCGATGTGCCCAAAGTACAGGTGCAGCGGCTGGCAGAATTGGCGAAAGCGTCGGGAATGGATGGTGTGGTTTGTTCAGCCCAAGAGGCGGGGCTGTTAAAGCAAGCCTGTGGCGCCGCCTTTGAACTGGTAACCCCGGGTATTAGACCGCAAGGAACGGCGGCGGGGGATCAGCGCCGGGTACTTACGCCGGTACAGGCTCGTGATGCGGGTGTGGATTATATGGTGATCGGTCGGCCTATTACTCAGTCGGAAACGCCTACGGACGTAGTCGACACTATACTACGCAGCTTGGCATAA
- the lapB gene encoding lipopolysaccharide assembly protein LapB, translating into MSESLWLIPLFFVAISAGFFMGRRESKRRQRRRMASLSKDYVAGINFFLNEEPDKGIETLLNGLDLSEEGLETHLALGKLFRKRGEFDRAAQLHTHLLEHGDYGRTVQEEIQLELAQDYLASGIFDLAEQVLLEMLDQDCQAKDDVCEQLMGLYEQERDWINAISMGERLLKSRANLAPVLAQFCCEQADNLRRDGDTNPARRMLRRALSFDNQCVRASLAEGDLEMAESHWQAAIDAFQRVWTQDSDFFDETLERLRQCFQHLEKEEDFIQMLADYSAEKPSTTRILLLSETLKERYGDKEAADFIREYMKANPSVRGLNRIIDMSLASIAEGEAREHLDMLKQVSEKLLNDKSLYKCRRCGFETPLMQWRCPSCKRWGTIKPVVKEA; encoded by the coding sequence ATGAGCGAATCGTTGTGGCTGATTCCGCTATTTTTTGTAGCGATTTCTGCCGGTTTTTTTATGGGCCGGCGCGAAAGCAAGCGCCGCCAGCGCCGCCGCATGGCGTCCTTGTCCAAGGATTATGTGGCCGGCATCAATTTCTTTCTCAATGAAGAGCCGGACAAGGGTATTGAGACCTTGCTCAATGGCTTAGATCTGAGTGAAGAAGGGCTGGAAACCCATCTGGCACTGGGCAAGCTGTTTCGCAAGCGAGGTGAGTTTGACCGCGCTGCGCAGCTGCATACCCACCTGCTTGAACATGGCGACTATGGTCGTACAGTACAGGAAGAAATTCAGTTGGAGCTGGCCCAGGATTATCTGGCCAGTGGCATTTTTGATCTGGCTGAACAAGTATTGCTGGAAATGCTAGACCAGGACTGCCAAGCAAAGGATGACGTTTGCGAGCAGTTGATGGGCCTGTATGAACAGGAGCGTGACTGGATCAATGCCATCAGCATGGGCGAGCGTTTGCTCAAGAGCCGTGCGAACTTGGCGCCAGTGCTGGCGCAGTTCTGTTGTGAGCAGGCGGACAACCTGCGCCGTGATGGTGATACTAACCCGGCCCGCCGGATGCTCCGTCGAGCGCTCTCGTTCGATAATCAGTGCGTGCGCGCGAGTCTGGCCGAAGGTGATCTGGAAATGGCCGAGTCGCATTGGCAGGCAGCCATCGATGCCTTCCAGCGGGTGTGGACCCAAGACAGTGATTTCTTCGATGAAACCCTAGAGCGTTTGCGGCAGTGTTTTCAGCATTTGGAGAAAGAAGAAGACTTTATTCAGATGCTGGCCGATTACAGCGCTGAGAAACCCAGCACCACGCGGATATTGCTGCTCTCGGAAACGCTTAAAGAGCGTTATGGCGACAAGGAAGCGGCAGACTTTATTCGTGAATACATGAAGGCCAACCCGTCAGTGCGTGGGCTTAACCGCATTATCGACATGAGCCTAGCCAGCATTGCGGAGGGCGAAGCCCGTGAGCATCTGGATATGCTCAAGCAGGTGTCGGAGAAGTTACTCAACGACAAGAGTCTTTATAAGTGCCGTCGTTGTGGTTTTGAAACACCGCTGATGCAGTGGCGCTGCCCAAGCTGCAAACGCTGGGGCACCATTAAGCCGGTGGTGAAGGAAGCATAG
- a CDS encoding lipopolysaccharide assembly protein LapA domain-containing protein, which translates to MRNLYRILVILAVVAIFLIAFLFVTSNRDLVMIDLLVDSWQWQVSLGVLVISVLAIGLLVGLLAGVGLRGIKGLFS; encoded by the coding sequence ATGCGAAACCTTTACCGAATTTTGGTGATCTTGGCCGTTGTGGCCATTTTTCTTATCGCTTTTCTTTTTGTGACCAGCAATCGTGACCTAGTAATGATCGACCTGTTAGTAGACTCCTGGCAATGGCAGGTGTCCTTGGGTGTGCTGGTGATCTCTGTGTTGGCCATCGGCCTGTTGGTTGGGCTGTTGGCGGGGGTTGGCCTGCGAGGTATCAAGGGCCTGTTTTCATGA
- the ihfB gene encoding integration host factor subunit beta — protein sequence MALTKSELIERIADRQAQLSPKDVELAVKTLIEQMADSLAGGGRIEIRGFGSFSLHFRAPRVGRNPKTGASVELHGKYVPHFKPGKELRERVNESLSADSGEDVDNNGSNGNQAAAS from the coding sequence ATGGCATTAACCAAGTCAGAATTGATTGAGCGCATCGCCGACCGGCAAGCGCAGCTGTCGCCCAAGGATGTGGAACTGGCAGTAAAAACATTGATTGAACAAATGGCCGATTCTTTGGCCGGCGGTGGTCGCATTGAAATTCGCGGCTTCGGCAGTTTTTCCCTCCATTTCCGTGCCCCCCGAGTGGGTCGCAATCCTAAAACCGGTGCCAGTGTTGAGCTGCACGGTAAGTACGTTCCTCACTTCAAACCTGGTAAAGAGCTGCGTGAGCGGGTCAACGAATCGCTAAGTGCAGATTCCGGCGAAGATGTTGATAATAACGGCAGTAACGGTAATCAAGCTGCCGCCAGTTAG
- the rpsA gene encoding 30S ribosomal protein S1: MTESFADLFEESLKDLDVARGSIIKGTVVSIDSDWVTVNAGLKSEGIIAREEFLNEAGELEIVEGDEVDVAVDAIDDGMGFTRLSREKAKRAEVWGELEKAFDEDEIVKGMISGKVKGGFTVDIGPIRAFLPGSLVDIRPVRDVAHLEGKELDFKVIKLDPKRNNVVVSRRAVMEAEHSAEREQLLESLQEGMEVKGIVKNLTDYGAFVDLGGIDGLLHITDMAWKRIKHPSEIVEVGQEIDVKVLKFDREKMRVSLGLKQLGEDPWHDIVGKYPEGTRVKAKVTNLTDYGCFAEIEEGVEGLVHVSEMDWTNKNIHPSKVVEIGDEVEVMILDIDEDRRRISLGIKQCQSNPWDAFEEKYQKGERISGKIKSITDFGIFIGLEGGIDGLVHLSDISWEEQGEDAVRNFNKGDELETVVLSIDAERERISLGIKQLTDDPFAQYVAANDKGTIVKGVVKAVDAKAAIVELAENVEATLRASEISRDRVNDATEVLKVGDEVEAKITNVDRKNRVLSLSIKSKDQADEREAIEGHQEQQDANAPKTIGDLIKKQMESSNES, translated from the coding sequence ATGACTGAATCTTTTGCTGATCTCTTTGAAGAAAGCCTAAAGGACCTGGACGTTGCCCGTGGCTCCATTATCAAGGGTACGGTTGTATCCATCGATAGCGACTGGGTAACCGTTAACGCAGGCCTGAAATCTGAAGGCATTATTGCCCGTGAAGAATTCCTTAACGAGGCAGGCGAGCTGGAAATTGTCGAAGGCGATGAAGTAGATGTTGCCGTAGACGCCATCGACGATGGTATGGGCTTCACCCGTCTGTCCCGTGAAAAAGCCAAGCGCGCCGAAGTTTGGGGCGAGCTGGAAAAAGCTTTCGACGAAGACGAGATCGTAAAAGGTATGATTTCCGGCAAGGTGAAGGGTGGCTTCACTGTGGACATCGGCCCGATCCGCGCTTTCTTGCCCGGTTCACTGGTTGATATTCGTCCGGTTCGCGATGTTGCGCACCTGGAAGGCAAAGAGTTGGACTTCAAGGTCATCAAACTCGATCCTAAGCGTAATAACGTAGTGGTTTCCCGTCGTGCCGTGATGGAAGCAGAGCACAGCGCAGAGCGCGAGCAACTGCTGGAATCCCTGCAGGAAGGCATGGAAGTCAAAGGTATCGTGAAGAACCTGACCGACTACGGTGCGTTCGTAGATCTGGGTGGTATCGACGGCCTGCTGCACATTACCGACATGGCTTGGAAGCGTATCAAGCACCCGAGCGAGATCGTGGAAGTGGGTCAGGAAATCGACGTTAAGGTTCTCAAGTTTGATCGCGAGAAGATGCGTGTTTCCCTGGGTCTCAAGCAGCTGGGCGAAGATCCGTGGCACGATATCGTGGGCAAGTACCCAGAAGGCACCCGCGTGAAAGCCAAGGTAACCAACCTGACCGATTACGGCTGCTTTGCTGAAATTGAAGAAGGTGTGGAAGGCCTGGTTCACGTTTCCGAAATGGATTGGACCAACAAAAACATTCACCCGTCCAAGGTTGTAGAGATTGGCGACGAAGTGGAAGTGATGATCCTGGACATCGACGAAGACCGTCGTCGTATCTCCTTGGGTATCAAGCAGTGTCAGTCCAACCCGTGGGATGCCTTCGAAGAGAAGTATCAGAAAGGCGAGCGCATTAGCGGCAAAATCAAGTCCATCACCGACTTCGGCATCTTCATTGGCTTGGAAGGTGGCATCGATGGCTTGGTGCACCTGTCCGACATTTCCTGGGAAGAGCAAGGCGAAGACGCCGTGCGTAACTTCAACAAGGGCGATGAGCTGGAAACCGTGGTACTGTCTATTGATGCAGAGCGCGAAAGAATTTCCTTGGGTATCAAGCAGTTGACAGATGATCCGTTTGCTCAGTATGTTGCTGCAAACGACAAGGGAACTATCGTTAAGGGTGTAGTGAAAGCAGTAGACGCGAAAGCGGCCATTGTTGAGCTGGCTGAGAACGTTGAAGCTACCCTGCGCGCCAGCGAAATCAGCCGCGACCGCGTTAACGATGCGACCGAGGTGCTTAAGGTCGGTGATGAGGTGGAAGCCAAGATCACCAACGTTGACCGTAAGAACCGTGTTCTCAGCTTGTCCATTAAGTCCAAGGACCAAGCTGATGAGCGTGAAGCCATCGAAGGCCATCAGGAGCAGCAAGACGCCAACGCTCCGAAGACCATTGGTGACTTGATCAAGAAGCAAATGGAAAGCAGCAACGAGTCATAA
- the cmk gene encoding (d)CMP kinase — MTPILTIDGPVSSGKGTVARRVAIRLGWHLLDSGALYRVLGYHARNQGVALDDEPALIALAQDLPVRFVEQQGNTAVILAGEDVSNIIRQESVGELASQVAVLQPVRDALLARQRVFAESPGLVADGRDMGTVVFTSAPLKIYLTASAEERARRRFEQLKEKGFGATLATLVEDIRTRDDRDMNREVAPLRPADDAVVIDSTTLTVDEVVNRILDEAAARQLV; from the coding sequence ATGACCCCGATTTTAACCATTGATGGGCCGGTATCCTCCGGCAAAGGCACGGTGGCCCGGCGGGTGGCAATCCGCTTGGGGTGGCATCTTTTGGATTCCGGTGCGCTGTACCGTGTGCTTGGCTATCATGCAAGAAATCAAGGGGTTGCCCTAGACGACGAGCCTGCATTAATTGCTCTTGCGCAAGACCTGCCAGTACGGTTTGTGGAGCAGCAAGGCAATACTGCGGTGATTCTTGCTGGCGAAGATGTATCCAATATCATCCGCCAGGAAAGTGTCGGCGAATTGGCCAGCCAGGTGGCGGTATTGCAGCCTGTGCGAGACGCTCTATTGGCCCGTCAGCGGGTTTTTGCGGAATCGCCCGGCCTGGTGGCCGATGGCCGTGACATGGGAACCGTGGTGTTCACCTCCGCACCGCTCAAAATTTACTTGACTGCCAGTGCTGAAGAGCGCGCCAGACGGCGTTTTGAGCAGTTGAAGGAAAAGGGCTTTGGTGCTACCCTCGCGACCCTCGTCGAGGACATCCGCACCCGGGATGACCGTGACATGAACCGGGAGGTGGCGCCGTTGCGCCCGGCAGACGATGCCGTGGTGATCGATTCCACCACCCTGACGGTTGATGAAGTGGTAAACCGGATTCTTGATGAGGCTGCCGCACGCCAGCTGGTGTAA
- a CDS encoding bifunctional prephenate dehydrogenase/3-phosphoshikimate 1-carboxyvinyltransferase yields MSEPLFNRIAVIGLGLIGGSFAAAARENGLARSIVAGSRSARTLEQGIALGIVDSGSQDLAEAVAGADLVFVSTPVSAMGTVLSALKPGLSNGVIVTDGGSVKGNVVNAARDALGAHYARFVPGHPIAGKEKSGVSAADAKLYRDHRVILTPTDATDPAATARVRALWTGMGAEVLQMAPDYHDQVLAETSHLPHLLAFSLVDTLARQGDSTEIFRYAAGGFRDFTRIASSDPVMWHDIFRENKAALLQALGQFSDGIDRFRQAVENEDSDALMGIMTRANTARAHFLAMNGRTSYTRAHSVQSVGDDTTMTDNTHATTNPTFVVAPGGQLQGRLRVPGDKSMSHRSIMLGSLAEGVTQVEGFLEGEDALATLQAFRDMGVVIEGPHNGQVTIHGVGLHGLKAPEKALYMGNSGTSMRLLTGLLAGQSFDVELTGDASLSKRPMERVAKPLREMGAQITTGTDGRPPVRIRGGQSLKGFHYDLPMASAQVKSAVLLGGLYADGETSVTEPAPTRDHTERMLGGFGYEVRRDGATSALSGGGKLTAGKLEVPADISSAAFFLVGASIAANSEVTLPHVGINPTRTGVIDILKLMGADIRLENQRDAGGEPVADLVVNAAPLKGIEIPEALVPLAIDEFPAIFIAAACAQGDTILRGAEELRVKESDRIQVMADGLAALGVSHQVFDDGIRITGGEFGGGEVQSHGDHRIAMSFAMAALRATGPITIHDCANVATSFPGFAQLATHAGLKLEVK; encoded by the coding sequence ATGTCTGAGCCTTTGTTTAATCGTATTGCAGTGATTGGCCTTGGCCTGATTGGTGGCTCCTTCGCCGCCGCAGCCCGGGAAAATGGCCTGGCGCGTTCCATTGTGGCGGGCTCTCGTTCTGCCCGTACCCTAGAGCAAGGCATTGCTTTGGGTATTGTCGATAGCGGCAGCCAGGATTTGGCAGAGGCTGTGGCCGGCGCCGATCTGGTGTTTGTTTCTACCCCAGTATCCGCCATGGGTACGGTGCTGTCGGCATTGAAGCCGGGGCTGTCGAACGGAGTTATCGTCACCGATGGGGGTAGCGTGAAAGGCAACGTGGTCAATGCGGCCCGCGATGCTCTGGGCGCCCACTACGCCCGCTTTGTGCCAGGACACCCCATTGCAGGCAAGGAAAAAAGCGGCGTAAGCGCGGCCGATGCGAAGTTGTACCGCGATCACCGGGTGATCCTGACCCCCACCGACGCCACCGACCCGGCAGCTACCGCCAGAGTGCGCGCCCTGTGGACGGGCATGGGGGCGGAAGTGTTGCAAATGGCTCCTGATTATCATGATCAGGTGTTGGCAGAAACTAGCCATCTACCGCATCTGCTGGCGTTTTCTCTGGTGGATACGCTGGCCAGGCAGGGAGATTCCACGGAGATCTTCCGCTATGCTGCCGGCGGTTTTCGCGACTTCACCCGTATTGCCAGCTCCGATCCGGTGATGTGGCATGACATTTTTCGTGAAAACAAGGCGGCTTTGCTGCAGGCGCTGGGACAGTTCAGCGATGGCATCGATCGCTTCCGTCAGGCAGTAGAAAACGAAGATTCTGATGCCCTGATGGGCATCATGACCCGGGCCAATACGGCGCGGGCCCATTTTTTGGCAATGAACGGGCGCACCTCTTATACCCGCGCCCATAGTGTTCAGAGTGTAGGTGACGACACAACCATGACAGACAATACTCACGCCACAACCAATCCCACTTTTGTGGTGGCCCCCGGTGGTCAATTGCAGGGGCGCCTGCGTGTGCCGGGCGATAAATCCATGTCCCATCGCTCCATCATGCTTGGTTCGCTGGCAGAAGGCGTTACTCAGGTGGAAGGGTTCCTGGAAGGGGAGGATGCGCTTGCCACCTTGCAAGCTTTCCGTGACATGGGGGTAGTGATTGAGGGGCCCCATAACGGCCAGGTCACTATCCATGGTGTGGGCCTGCATGGTCTCAAAGCCCCCGAGAAAGCCTTGTACATGGGTAACTCAGGCACCTCCATGCGGTTACTTACCGGCTTGCTGGCGGGGCAGTCCTTTGATGTGGAGTTGACCGGGGATGCGTCCCTGTCCAAGCGCCCCATGGAGAGAGTAGCCAAGCCATTACGCGAAATGGGGGCTCAGATTACCACTGGTACAGACGGTCGCCCGCCAGTGCGTATTCGTGGTGGCCAGTCCCTTAAAGGCTTCCATTACGACTTGCCCATGGCGTCTGCTCAAGTGAAATCAGCGGTGCTATTGGGCGGGCTCTATGCTGATGGCGAAACATCAGTAACGGAACCGGCGCCTACCCGTGATCACACTGAACGCATGCTGGGTGGTTTTGGTTATGAAGTGCGTCGAGACGGCGCCACCAGTGCACTGTCCGGTGGCGGCAAGCTCACTGCGGGCAAATTGGAGGTGCCCGCGGATATCTCCTCTGCCGCCTTTTTCCTGGTGGGCGCTTCCATTGCCGCTAATAGTGAAGTGACGCTACCGCACGTGGGGATCAACCCTACCCGGACCGGTGTAATCGATATTCTCAAGCTGATGGGCGCGGATATTCGCTTGGAAAACCAGCGCGATGCAGGTGGTGAGCCGGTGGCCGACCTGGTGGTTAATGCTGCTCCGCTTAAGGGTATTGAGATCCCCGAGGCGCTGGTGCCTTTGGCCATTGATGAATTTCCGGCCATTTTCATCGCCGCGGCCTGCGCTCAGGGCGACACCATTTTGCGCGGAGCAGAAGAGCTGCGGGTGAAAGAATCCGATCGTATTCAGGTGATGGCCGATGGCCTTGCTGCGTTGGGTGTGAGTCACCAAGTGTTTGATGACGGTATTCGTATTACCGGTGGTGAGTTTGGCGGTGGGGAGGTGCAGTCCCATGGTGACCACCGCATCGCCATGAGCTTTGCCATGGCGGCTCTACGCGCCACTGGCCCCATTACTATTCATGATTGTGCCAACGTGGCCACCAGCTTCCCCGGGTTCGCCCAGTTGGCGACCCATGCAGGCCTGAAGCTGGAGGTGAAATGA
- the hisC gene encoding histidinol-phosphate transaminase: MTCDYIKLANSGVQQLKPYEPGKPIAELERELGVTDIVKLASNENPLGPSHKALHALRHLDDLHLYPDGAGFSLKAALSETLGVASNQLTLGNGSNDILELIARAYLQPGDEAIFSEYAFAIYPLVTLGCSAKPVQVCSNLYGHDLAAMADAVTERTRVMFVANPNNPTGTWFNAHALDEFLSRIPERVIVVLDEAYFEYVEESHYPNGIDRLQKYPNLVVTRTFSKIHGLAGLRVGYGVSNPQIADVLNRIRQPFNVNTPAMVAAQAALSDEDHLENSRSENTSGLVQIAEGLLTLNLEQIPSVANFIAFDCGREAMPIYQGLLKQGVIVRPLSGYGMPNHLRVTVGTSRENERFLDALKHVLKEMANE, encoded by the coding sequence ATGACCTGTGACTACATCAAACTCGCCAACAGCGGTGTTCAGCAACTCAAGCCCTATGAGCCCGGCAAGCCCATTGCCGAGCTGGAGCGGGAGCTGGGCGTGACCGATATCGTCAAGCTGGCGAGCAATGAAAATCCGCTGGGCCCTAGCCATAAAGCGTTGCATGCGCTGCGCCATCTGGATGATCTGCATCTGTATCCTGATGGAGCCGGGTTCTCCTTGAAAGCCGCGTTATCGGAAACGTTGGGTGTGGCGAGCAACCAGCTGACGCTGGGGAATGGTTCCAACGATATATTGGAGCTGATTGCCCGCGCCTATTTGCAGCCCGGTGATGAGGCGATTTTTTCCGAATATGCCTTTGCCATTTATCCTTTGGTAACGCTGGGCTGTAGCGCCAAACCGGTACAGGTCTGCTCGAATCTTTATGGCCATGATCTGGCGGCAATGGCTGACGCCGTCACTGAACGTACCCGCGTAATGTTCGTTGCGAATCCGAACAACCCCACCGGTACTTGGTTCAACGCCCATGCGCTGGATGAATTTTTATCGCGCATTCCTGAGCGTGTGATTGTGGTGTTGGATGAAGCGTATTTTGAATACGTGGAAGAAAGCCATTACCCAAACGGCATCGATCGGTTGCAAAAATACCCAAACCTGGTGGTAACGCGAACCTTCTCTAAAATTCACGGCCTTGCGGGTTTGCGTGTGGGCTATGGGGTATCCAACCCGCAGATCGCCGATGTGCTCAATCGTATCCGTCAACCGTTCAACGTGAATACGCCGGCCATGGTGGCAGCGCAAGCGGCGTTGTCTGACGAAGACCATCTGGAAAACTCACGCAGTGAAAATACCAGTGGTTTGGTACAGATCGCGGAAGGCTTGCTGACGCTAAATCTTGAGCAGATTCCTTCGGTGGCCAACTTTATTGCTTTTGATTGCGGGCGAGAAGCCATGCCGATCTATCAAGGTTTGCTCAAACAAGGCGTCATTGTGCGGCCTTTGAGCGGCTACGGCATGCCCAACCACCTTCGCGTCACCGTGGGCACCAGTCGTGAAAATGAGCGCTTCCTTGATGCGTTGAAACATGTGCTCAAGGAAATGGCGAATGAATAG